A single genomic interval of Antechinus flavipes isolate AdamAnt ecotype Samford, QLD, Australia chromosome 1, AdamAnt_v2, whole genome shotgun sequence harbors:
- the KLF15 gene encoding Krueppel-like factor 15, with the protein MVDHLLPVGESFSTTKFPIGYLGDMPAGGRAYHMLPSPLSEDDSDSSSFCSCSSPDSQVLGSSYGSTSSLEGQDSILDYLLSQATLGGSPVAWWDWRRCQPMVKEEHFRFPDPEDMGLFQPTLEEIEEFLEENMELELKEGSENGTKDLRVCNQLSSGQHKDHILPGGSLKESKTPQSGSSAEGAHSSNGTAATEGGIPVILQIQPMQIKQESSTGPSSPSQTPDNIKIAQLLVNIQGQTFALVPQIVQSSNLNLPSKFVRIAPVPIAAKPIGPGGMVPGPAGILVGQKFPKNPAAELIKMHKCTFPGCTKMYTKSSHLKAHLRRHTGEKPFACTWPGCGWRFSRSDELSRHRRSHSGVKPYQCPVCEKKFARSDHLSKHIKVHRFPRSNRSVRSSVN; encoded by the exons ATGGTGGATCACTTGCTCCCGGTGGGGGAGTCCTTCTCAACCACCAAGTTCCCCATTGGCTACCTGGGGGACATGCCGGCTGGCGGGCGGGCTTACCACATGCTGCCCTCTCCGCTGTCAGAGGACGACAGCGACTCCTCCAGCTTCTGCTCTTGTTCCAGCCCCGACTCGCAGGTGCTAGGCTCCAGCTACGGGAGCACCTCAAGCCTTGAGGGCCAGGACAGCATCTTAGACTACCTGCTGTCCCAGGCGACCCTGGGGGGCAGCCCTGTGGCCTGGTGGGACTGGCGAAGGTGCCAGCCCATGGTGAAAGAGGAGCATTTCCGCTTCCCAGACCCAGAAGACATGGGGCTCTTTCAGCCCACCTTGGAAGAGATTGAGGAGTTCCTGGAGGAAAATATGGAGCTGGAACTCAAGGAAGGATCTGAAAACGGGACCAAGGACCTTCGGGTTTGCAACCAGCTCTCTTCTGGGCAGCATAAAGACCACATCCTGCCTGGGGGAAGCTTGAAAGAAAGCAAAACCCCCCAGTCTGGCAGCTCCGCAGAAGGTGCCCACAGCTCCAATGGCACAGCGGCCACCGAGGGTGGGATCCCCGTCATCCTCCAAATCCAACCCATGCAGATCAAACAGGAGTCCAGCACGGGGCCCAGTTCACCAAGCCAGACCCCAGACAACATTAAAATCGCCCAACTCCTCGTCAACATCCAGGGGCAAACCTTTGCGCTGGTGCCACAGATTGTCCAGTCCTCCAACTTGAACTTGCCTTCCAAGTTTGTGCGTATTGCCCCGGTGCCCATTGCAGCCAAGCCCATTGGTCCAGGGGGCATGGTGCCAGGACCCGCAGGGATCCTGGTAGGCCAGAAGTTTCCAAAGAACCCGGCAGCGGAACTCATTAAAATGCACAAATGTACTTTCCCTGGCTGTACCAAGATGTATACCAAGAGCAGCCACCTAAAGGCCCATCTGCGGAGGCACACGGGCGAGAAGCCTTTTGCGTGCACGTGGCCTGGGTGTGGCTGGAG ATTCTCCCGGTCGGACGAGCTCTCCCGACACCGACGCTCCCACTCGGGCGTGAAGCCGTATCAGTGTCCGGTGTGCGAGAAGAAGTTTGCCCGGAGTGACCACTTGTCCAAGCATATCAAGGTGCATCGCTTCCCCCGGAGCAACCGCTCGGTGCGCTCCTCCGTGAATTGA